The genomic stretch CGAAAAATGGAAATGGAGCAAACTATAAGTTTTACAGCTTACGTATCCAAGAGCCCGGAAAAGAACAAGAAACAAATATGGATATTACGAAAAAAGGTGGTTATCCAATTTGGGCTATTCGCCATGTTGATGTAGATAAGCAAAATATCAGCTTGAATAAGGCAATGAATAAAGCGATGAAATTTTTAAAAGATCAAAGATTTGAAAGTCTTGTGGCATCTGATAGTGCTCAATATGATAATGTAGGAGTTTTTACATTTGTAGAAGAGAGACAAGGAGTTCGTATTTATCCAGATGCTGTAAAAATTAAAGTTTCACTTGGAGATGGAAGTATTGTCGGATTTTCAGCAGCAGATTTCTTAGCTGCACACCATGACCGTGAAATTCCAAAGCCTGCTCTTAACGCTGATGAAGCTAAAAAGAAAATTAATGAAAATGTACTCATCCAAGAAGAAAGACTTGCGATTATTCAAAATGATCTTGGTGAAGAAGTACTGTGCTATGAGTTTTTAGGAACCATTAATAAAGACACATACCGCATTTTTATTAATGCTGAAAATGGAAACGAAGAAGATGTGAAGAAAATGGATAACACAGAACCAATTTATAATGGTGTTTAGAAGAGAAAGGGATTCCCTTTCTCTTTTTTGTTGTTCATGTTTTAGTAGTAATCGGTAAAATATAGTGTATTATCCTGATATATGAAAACCGAACGGTAACAAGTAGAGAGGAAGAGAGTGTTTATGGAGCTGAAGGCTGGAACCTCATTGAGGTTAGAAGAAGTAAACGGAGAAGGAAAGTACTATTGCAAAGTTGTTGAGGAAGGAGAAGGATATATTTATATTGATTATCCTATTCATCAAGCAACTAAAAAGAGTGCCTTTCTTCTTATGCCTACAAAATTAAAAGCTTATTCTATAGAGGAGAATGGAGTGACATACCATTTTTCAACGGAAGTTGTTGGGCGTATAAAAAAGGAAATTCCTATGATACAGCTTCATTATAAGGGAAAAGAAAGCTTAGTTAAATACCAGCGACGTGAGTATGTCCGCGTTGATGCAACACTTCCTGCAGCTCTTCACTCTCTAAATGGAGCATTTGAGCCTTTTACAACAATAACGAAAAACATCAGCGCAAGCGGAGCTCTTTTAGCTGTTAAAGCAAAAGGAGTTTTTTTAAAAAAGGGAGATACAATAAACGTTTGGCTCGTTTTTGAGCTATCTGATCAATATTATCATATACAAACCGAAGCGGAGGTTATCAATGTTTTGCCCTCTCACATAGAAAAGCAGCATAATGTCGGGGTGAAGTTTTTAACGCTCGGAGTTAAAGAGAAAGAGGCCCTTATTCGATACACGCTGGAAGTACAGAGAGAACTAAAGAGAAAAGGTCTTCTTTAGTTTAGAATAAAACAAAAATGATTGCCCCATAATGGATAAAGAAATAACCTTTATAGCTTAATGGAGTGATTATAGTTGAAAAAAGTAGAACGGGTTCTTTTTAAGCTTCTTATTATCCAGCTCTTTTGTTTGCTGTTTTCTCAAGCTCTTCTGCGTGTAGAAGCTATCAGCCCATATATTTCAAAAATTCCTCAATACGAAGGCGTAACAAAAGAGAATATCACAAAAATTGTGGAAACGTTCGACCAGTAAGGGAACGTATGATAAGATAAAGAGAGAGTAAACAAGATACTCAAGGAAAGCATGCAGGAGTGGAAATCCCTGCTTTTTTTTCGTTCACAT from Priestia filamentosa encodes the following:
- a CDS encoding flagellar brake protein, whose protein sequence is MELKAGTSLRLEEVNGEGKYYCKVVEEGEGYIYIDYPIHQATKKSAFLLMPTKLKAYSIEENGVTYHFSTEVVGRIKKEIPMIQLHYKGKESLVKYQRREYVRVDATLPAALHSLNGAFEPFTTITKNISASGALLAVKAKGVFLKKGDTINVWLVFELSDQYYHIQTEAEVINVLPSHIEKQHNVGVKFLTLGVKEKEALIRYTLEVQRELKRKGLL
- a CDS encoding YpfB family protein, with protein sequence MKKVERVLFKLLIIQLFCLLFSQALLRVEAISPYISKIPQYEGVTKENITKIVETFDQ